A stretch of Dietzia lutea DNA encodes these proteins:
- a CDS encoding peptidylprolyl isomerase, whose translation MHLTASPRRRPTVRTALGVLALAAPLALAGCGSDDTTSDEQATGGTTSATQSEGRESGGEVECPPAEGTAERTTEFDSAPPMCLTPGVDYSAVITTDAGAVTVDLLEEKAPETVNNFVFLARHNYYDGITFHRVIPGFMIQGGDPKGTGSGGPGYEFADELPAGGEYEIGSMAMANAGPDTNGSQFFIVTGDAGVSLPPDYSLFGTVTEGMEAVTAIESDGSPQGRPQTTHTIESVEIVEG comes from the coding sequence ATGCACCTCACCGCTTCGCCACGCCGCCGCCCGACCGTCCGCACCGCCCTCGGAGTGCTCGCCCTCGCCGCGCCCCTCGCGCTCGCCGGCTGCGGCTCCGACGACACGACCTCCGACGAGCAGGCGACCGGCGGGACGACCAGCGCGACGCAGAGTGAGGGCCGCGAGTCGGGCGGCGAAGTCGAGTGCCCGCCCGCCGAGGGGACCGCCGAGCGCACCACCGAGTTCGATTCGGCCCCGCCGATGTGTCTGACCCCGGGGGTCGACTACTCGGCCGTCATCACCACCGACGCCGGGGCCGTCACCGTGGACCTGCTCGAGGAGAAGGCCCCGGAGACGGTCAACAACTTCGTCTTCCTGGCCCGCCACAACTACTACGACGGCATCACGTTCCACCGCGTGATCCCCGGCTTCATGATCCAGGGCGGCGATCCGAAGGGCACCGGCAGCGGCGGCCCGGGCTACGAGTTCGCCGACGAGCTGCCCGCCGGGGGCGAGTACGAGATCGGGTCGATGGCCATGGCCAACGCCGGGCCGGACACCAACGGTTCTCAGTTCTTCATCGTCACCGGCGACGCCGGCGTCTCGCTGCCGCCGGACTACAGCCTGTTCGGCACCGTCACCGAGGGCATGGAGGCCGTCACCGCGATCGAGTCCGACGGCAGCCCCCAGGGGCGGCCCCAGACCACGCACACCATCGAGTCGGTGGAGATCGTCGAGGGCTGA